The sequence below is a genomic window from Pleurocapsa sp. PCC 7327.
TTCGTTGATTTTTGAATGCTGAGTATCTCAACCGGACAAACACTGCCTCAAGTTCCTCGAATCATTACACCTTTACCAGGTCCTCGCGCCCAGGAACTGATCGAACGCGATCGCGCCGTATCTTCTCCTTCCTATACTCGCGGCTACCCCTTGGTGGTGGCTAGAGGAGAAGGATCTACGATCGAAGATGTAGATGGCAACGTCTTTTTAGATCTGACGGCGGGAATTGCCGTAACAGCCACCGGGCACGCCCATCCTCAGGTCGTTCGAGCTATCGCCGAACAAGCGAGCCAACTAATACACATGTCGGGGACAGATTTTTACTACGCCCCAATGGTAGAGTTGGCGGAGATGCTCGCAGAACGTGCCCCTTTCCCCAAACCCGAACAAGGGGCACGCGCCCGCGTTTTCTTTACCAATTCTGGCGCGGAATCTACCGAAGGTGCAATCAAATTGGCTCGCTACTATACGGGGCGATCGCGTCTGATTGCCTTTTTGGGAGGCTTTCACGGACGCACCTATGGAGCCATGTCGCTGACGGGTTCTAAAGCCGTTCAGAGAAAAGGATTTGGACCTCTACTTCCCGGCGTTACCCATATCCCTTACGGCACCCATGCCAGCTTGGACTATCTCGAAAAAAACCTTTTTACTTCGATAGTGCCGCCAGAAGAAGTGGCTGCGGTTATCGTCGAACCCATCCAAGGCGAAGGCGGTTATATCGTACCGGAGGATGGCTTTCTAGAACGCCTGCGCCAAATCTGCGATCGCCATGGCATTCTGATGATAGTCGATGAAGTACAGTCGGGAATGGGACGCACGGGGAAATTATTGGCGATCGAACATTGGGGAGTCATGCCCGATATCGTTACCCTCGCTAAAGGGATTGCTAGCGGACTGCCTCTCGGTGCTATCTTAGCGCGACCAGAATTAATGACTTGGCCCCCCGGTTCTCATGCCAGCACTTTTGGCGGCAATCCAGTGGCTTGTGCGGCAGGTAAAGTTACCCTAGAGCTATTGGAAGAAGGGTTAATAGAAAATGCTCGCCACAGAGGAGAAGAGTTGCTCTGTGGTTTAACGCAACTCGCCCAAAAATGCGATCGCGTTTCTCTACCTCGCGGGAAAGGATTGATGGTTGCGATCGATTTATTTGATGACGATGGCAACTTAGATCCCAATCTGCGAAATTGGCTCGTAGACGAAGCATTTTGTCGGGGGCTGTTGCTTCTCGGTTGCGGTAAGGCAGCAATTCGCTTTTGTCCGCCCTTGATAATTACTAGCGAACAGATTCAAGTGGCGTTAGACATTCTCGCCCAATTATTAACAGAAATCCCATGAAACAAGCACAAATCGCCCGCCAACTGTGGGAACGCCTATGGCAAGATTACAGCCGTCGCGTCGAGTATGCTCGCGTCTATCAATCGATAATAGAAGAAGCAGGCGGCGCGATCGCTAACGATCATATCGCTTTTCGTTCCCTGCGCTTAACCCTCGATCGCCCGATGGGAAAAATTAACTTGGGCATTCCCTATATTGCTGATATTGCAGAAGCGTTAGGCTACGAAGTCGCTGGTGAATACGAATTTCCCGATCGATATCTCTCTGCCCGTCACTACCACCATCCCGAACAAGATCGGTTTGACTTACCCAAACTTTTCATCAGCGAACTGGTGGTGGATACATTACCCGATTCCATTGTTCGACAAATCGAAGCAACCGTTAGTTCTGGCAACTTTTTTGATTTAGAGTTCCTCAAACCCAAGATTGAAGCTACATCTACCGATGCAGAGATCGAACAAATTGCTACGGTTCTCCAAACCGCCTTTATTCGCCCTTGGGAACCTCCCAAGCGATCGCTAGTCGAATCAGTTAACCAAGTTTCTCAATACGGTGCCTGGGTTCTTTTGCATGGCTATGCAGTCAATCACTTTACAGGCTATATTAACCGCCAGCATACCCTTCAATATCCCGATATCGAAAGTACGGCTCGCGCTTTGGCACAACGAGGTGTCCCGATGAAAGATGCGATCGAAGGCAGTCGGGGAAGCGGTTTGCGACAAACAGCTACCCAAGCAGTCACAGAATTAGTTGACGTTTGGGACGATGCTAAGGGCGAACTGTCTCAAATTCCGTGGACGTATGCTTATTATGAGATAGCCGAGCGAAATTTTATTGAAATTTCTCCCGGAAAAACTGCCTTGTTTGAAGGATTTCTCAATACACAGGCAAAGAATTTATTTGAGATGACGAGGAGATCGGAGGACAGTAATCAGTAATCAGTTGGTTATTAGTAGATTCACTCACTCATCGGAAAATTGCCAGCAGGAAATATGCTCTACATCCGTGCTACTGCAATAGGAACAAACTGCTTCAAAAGAGGAGTCTATCCACTCGGCATCGCAGGTACGGCAGTGGCAAAAAATGTTATTGCGATTAGTAATTTCGATTTTCGATCGCCATTTCCGTAATTCTGCTGAATCTAGTGCTAAGTTATTGCCTGGCATCTGATTCCTTGAATTCAAAGAGGCTGATTTTTGAGTGTTTAAGCAATTAAGATGGCATTGCCCATTATTAGGAATCGTAGTCTTTTTTTTCACTCTGGCGATCGCGTCTTCAGTTAGAAGTGAAACGCCTCAACAAAAAGGCGATCCTGCCGCACCGAATGAAGCATTAGATTTGAAGCCAGAAATCATCGAAGAAAGCTCCGTTTTGAAGCGATGGTTACAAGAAATTCCCAACGTTTCCGAAGATATTGACGGCGATCCCAGCTTTCGGACGCGCATCCGGTTAGGTTATTCTCAGTTTCCATCTTCTAGCGATGCAGGCGGATTGATTATCGGGGTAGAAGATATTTTTATTGGGAGAACCGGATTGACGTTTAGTGGAGATTATCAAGCGTCTTTTAATGGCGATCGCGAATCAGTCGGCGGCAATTTACACTATTATGTATTGCCTTTAGGAAGTTATTTTAATCTTGCTCCAGTCCTGGGATATCGCTATATCAACAGTGGCGACTATTCTACTGATGGAGTCAATGTTGGGATCCGGTTAATGTTGTCTTTATCGCGTACTGGTGCTGCCGATATTTCTCTAACTCAGAGTTTTGTCTCCCCTGGCGATAGCGAAGAAGTCGGAATGACGACGCTTTCTGTCGGTTATGCGATCGCGAAGAATGTACGATTATCTGCCGATATTCAACAACAAAATTCAACTCAAGACAAAGATAGTCGAGTCGGGATTGTTATTGAATGGATGCCTTAATAAATACCAGGGTTATTTCATTCTGATTGCAGTTACTAAGTACAGGCACTCTACATGACATTCTCTATTTTGGGGACAACCTGGGAGCTACTTCTCAAGCAACCAACAAAATTAATATAACATAACCAATTATTGAAGCCAATAGTATTTCTTGAGTTCTATCCAAAACGATATAGAGAAGTTTAAATACAAGGCGATCGCTTCGATCTCCCAAGCCTTTCTTGGTCGGGTACGAGAAATAAATTTGCTTGTAGTTTTTTCCCGATTTGTTTTTGAATTCTCGTCGAGCTTGTTGAAGTTTTTGAATTTTAGATTTGCGATCGCTTAAGGTTAGCGATCTAATTAAAAATCCTCTAACTCTGGTCTTTTGTTTATTCATTTAAAACTTAGCTTTATCATCTGCCCATCCTGAATAAGTTTACTACGGTTACTACGATCGGTTATTCGATTAGTTCTGTAGAGAAATCGTATTTTTAAGAAAAAATGTTACTTTAGATAGAAGAATAAATATGCAAATTTAGAAAGAGAGAGATTATCGAAAAAAAAAGAAAAATATAAAATTACCTTAAAACTATTTATTTATGCAATCAATCTTAAATCGAGCCAGTCTCTTATGACATCAGCTGACGCATCGTTTTCAGTATGTAAAAATTTTATACAAGTATAAGAAAAACTCAGTAGGGACACTGAGTTTGAATTGATGAAACGATGTTTAAGTAGGCAGGCATAAATAAACGTAAAATATAAAAGTAGTAAACACCTCAAGATTATGAGCAATGCCATCTTCTTAATTAAATAACGAAGCCAGAAAAGATTGAGATCAGAAATTATTCAACTTTGTTGGTTTAATTCTGCCTACCTACTTACGTCAACAACAAGGGACTTTCATCCAACTAAAAAGACAAGCATGGTATTTACTAACCAATTTAAAGAGTTTAGAAGAAGCAATAAAAGCTTATAAACGGCGAGTCGGGATTGAAGCAATGTTTAAGGATTGTAAAACGGGTGAATATAATTTAGAAGGGTCTAAAGCCTCAATAGAAAGATTAACTCGCTTAGTTTTATTGATGGCGTTCGCGAAGCGTGCCGGAGGCAATCTCGCCTACACGAGTTCAACCTTAAAAGGCAAAATAATTACAGCGAAGGGACAACAACAATACATCGGTCGCTTGAGAAAGATTAAACAATCTTTGACTCCAAACAGTAATTTTTGGCTCGGATTATATGGAGATGTCTGGATAATAACAAGAGAATTCGTTGCCCCTAGGGGAGAAGAATTGATGAGACTTAACTCAATAAGCTCCCATTTTATCAGAGAGGGATAAGAGCTATGAACATTATACAGCAAGCTTTCTAGCTGAGTTGCCACCCCGTCAGATAGTAGGGATTTGTCAATTCATCCGTGGGAGGATTGTCTGAAAAGATCCCGTCCCAATAAGCATCCTTACCAATCTCAACGGCACCAAAAATATTAGGAATCGCGCAAGAGGCTAGATCCAAAAATCAATTAATCGCTGCCAAACTGGATTATCGCCTTTTTTCAGAGCATACCAGATCGGAGCCGCACAGATGGCTCCCCCTGAAGTTCCACTTAAACTAACGATCTCGAACTTATCTTGAATGTTATTCTCAAAAAGTGCTTTCAATGCCCCAGCCGTAAAAGCAGCTTGACCTCCTTCTCCTTGGTAAGCGATCGCAATTCTAGTCTTCATGAAAATGGGACTCCCGATAAAAGCTTTCTCGCAATCGAGAGAATTGTAAAATATAAATCATAAAACTTGTCAGCAAAATCTTTATTCAATTTTGTATATAGTTTGCATAGCTAAAAATCAATTTTTTATCAAAATTCTTGCGTTGAAAACTTTATAACACGTATTCTTATTCTTATGGTAGAAATTAAGCGACTGACAAGACTAATGTATTTTTTTATATAATTACGACCAACGCTTAGCCAACAATCAAATTCCATGTTAGAAGCATTCATCTTCGCCACAATATTGTGTGGATTTTTCGGCATTATCCTTAAAAAAAATCTAGTGATGAAGATCGTCTCTATGGATGTTATGAGTACAGGAGCGATCGCCTATTACGTATTGATTGCGTCGCGAGATGGCTTATTTACACCAATTATTTCGGATGTCAAAAATGTCGCTTACTCCGATCCAGTTCCCCAGGCAGTTATTTTAACAGCAATTGTCATTGGTTTTTCGATTCAGGCTCTCATGCTTGTGGGTGTTATGAAGTTGGCACGGGATAATCCCACTTTAGAAAGTAGCGAAATCGAGAAGAGCAATACTCCATGACTAACAACATTACGATCGCCTGGCTCGTCTTACCCTTTTTTATCGGATTTACGCTTTATCTGCTGCCCAGACTCGATCGCTATCTAGCACTAGGGGTAGCATTCGTTTCGGCAGGATATGCCTTAGAGCTATTTTTCGAGGAATCACCCTTAAAGCTAAAGCTACTAGATAATTTTGGCGTTACTTTAGTAGCCGATCGATTGAGTGGTTTCTTTATCCTCACCAATGCCCTAGTAACCGCAGCTGTCCTACTCTACTGTTGGCGTAGCGGAAAGAAGGCTTTTTTTTATATGCAGACCATTATTCTGCATGGCAGTGTTAATGCCACCTTTATCTGTGCAGATTTGATCAGTTTATACGTGGCTTTAGAGGTAATCAGTATTGCGGCGTTTCTCTTAATTGCCTATCCCCGTACCGATCGATCGATCTGGGTAGCATTACGCTATCTGTTTGTTAGTAACACGGCAATGCTTTTTTATCTGGTGGGGGCGGTACTAATCTATCAGGCGCATCATTCCTTTCATTTTGCCGGTTTGCGCGGTTCTCCGCCAGAAGCGATCGCGCTTATTTTTCTCGGACTCTTGGTAAAAGGGGGCATCTTTGTATCGGGATTGTGGCTACCGTTGACCCACTCCGAATCAGAAACTCCAGTATCGGCGATGCTGTCGGGAGTAGTGGTCAAAGCAGGAGTTTTTCCGCTAGTGCGTTGCGCGCTGCTGTTAGAGGAAATCGATCCCATTGTCAGGTTTTTTGGGGTTGGGACAGCACTACTGGGCGTATTTTATGCCGTGTTTGAAAAAGATACTAAGCGGATGTTGGCATTTCACACGGTTTCCCAGTTAGGTTTTGTTTTGGCTGCCCCAGTCGTAGGCGGGTTTTATGCCTTAACCCACGGTTTGGTTAAATCCGCCCTGTTCTTGATCGCTGGTATTCTGCCAAGCCGTAATTTTAAGGAACTGCAACATCAGCCCATCGCTACCCCAATCTGGATTGCCCTGGTTATCGCCAGCTTTTCTATATCTGGCTTTCCCCTCTTGTCTGGTTTTGGGGCTAAAGTTTTGACCACTAAGAGTTTGTTGCCTTGGCAGGTTGTTGGGATGAATCTTGCCGCACTGGGAACTGCCATCTCCTTTGCTAAATTTATTTTTCTGCCCCATGAGAGGATTGAGAAAAAAGAAGAGGTACAATCTGGTTTTTGGTGGGCAATGACGATCTTACTCGGCGGATTAATTGCAGCCAACATTGTATATTACGAAGCTTATACCGTAAACAATATCGTCAAACCGCTAGTAACTATTGCTATTGGCTGGTTGGCATATATTTTGTTTTTTAAACAGACGGGGATTAAATTATCCCGTGCGATCGAGCAATTCGACCATCAGATCGGGCTGATGAGTCTGATGTTAATCTTTCTCTTCTGGATGGTTTGGGCATGAGATCGAGTGCGATTGCATACAGATAATTAAATTAAAAGAGAGTGGAAGAGGTGGAGGTAGTCGAATGCAGCGAAGGATCTCAAGGGTTTGGAAGTAGAGGAAGAAAAGAAAAAAATCTTGCGATCGTACCTTAACTTTTAACTGATTAGACGAACTTGATATGATTAGATATCTGGATTTAATATTACGACTGGCAATCTGGTTTTTGCTCACCGCCGATGCGAGCTTGGCAAATATTATTATCGGTGTTGGTATCGCATTACTCTTGCCCCGCAGCCATACTGCCCCAGGAGCATTAAAAGATTGGCTGCGAACGTTGTGGGAGATTGTTGTTGCGATTCCCAAAGCATATCTTGAGGCTGTGGAAATCATCTTCCGTCCCCACAATCACGAAGATGTCACGATGGAGCGAGTCAAACCCCAACGGACGCCGGGACTCATATTTCTAGATATATTTTTGATTACCTTTACTCCCAAAACCATTGTCTTGAAGTACCACGAAAAAGGCTGGTACGAAGTACACCGAGTGCGGCGGAGGCCACCCAGATGAGCCTACTCTTGATTACTATGATTCTGGCTCTACTGATCCCGATTTATGAAGCTTGCCAGGATGATGATATTTGGCAGAAGATGTTGGCATTTGCCAGTATTGCCACCAAAACCTCGATCGTGATTCTCATGGTATCCGTCCTGCGGGATGATTGGATGATTGGGGTGGTTGCGGTCATTATCCTCAGTGTGGGGAATGCGGGATTAATGCTGCTGGCACATTTAATCAAACGGATGAGCGAAATATGATCGATCTTTTAGGTTACATCTGTATCGGTATCGGAGTTATTTTCTGGTTCTGGGGAACTTTTCCTTTAATAGGTAACAAATCGGTATTATTTAAACTACACAGTTTGTCTGTTGCTGATACCTTGGGTTCGATGAGTATTGTTATTGGTTTGCTGCTGAAGATCCCCAGAGAGTGGCCACTGTTAATCTTGGCAATCATTACTTTGGCAATCTGGAATACAGTGCTGGGATATGTGTTGGCATACTGTTCCAGTAGCGGAGGCGACAATGACTGATAGCTATATCTATGTCATAACTGCTCTACTGCCGTTAACGGCTTGTATGTTGGTATGTCAGGTCAATCCCTATCATGCCCTAGTTATCCGAGGCATACTGGGAGCGGTAGCAGCGTTGGTGTATGCGGTTTTAGGAGCTGCGGATGTGGCTTTGACTGAAGCCTTGGTAGGTACGATGCTGGCGATTACGCTTTACGTGGTTGCAGTGCGTTCGTCATTGGTGATGCGGATTGGAATACTCAAGGACGGAACGAGCGAGGGTAGTAAGTCTCTGCAAAACGGCAAAGGCGGATGCGATTTTGAAGAATTAGAAGAATTAATAGATAATTTACGAACAACGATTAGCAAATATCATCTGCGTTTGGAGTTAGTGACCTACCCAGATAGACGAGCTTTAAATCAGGGATTAATCGAAAAAGAAATCCACGCTACCTTGACTAAATCGGAAACATGGGAACGGGATGACCAAAAATGCACAGTAGAAGAGGACGAGCGACAGCCCTATCAAACCGCGATTGGGGTTCGTCGTCTCTATGAAATCATGCAAAGCGAACTTTCATCATCACGGACAATCCTAACCTATGTTGGCGCAGCAAAAGCACAGGAGAAGCATTAATGAAATGGATCTACATTGCAGCAGGGATATTGCTATACATCAAAATGATGATTATGCCCAATCCTGCATCAGATGGGTTCGATATTTCGATTGTCGAAGCGGTTGTCCGAGATAGTGGAGTGCCAAATGCGGTTTCGGGGATCATTTTCAGGAATCGGCTGTATGACACGATCTTTGAGGTGATCGTATTTACGATCGCAATTTTGGGTTCTTATTTTCTACTGGCTAATGAAAAACCGACCGAGAAAGTTTATCAATTTACCGATCGACCATCAATCGTTCTAGCACGTTTGGGAGCAACCATTACCTCGCTAGTAAGCATTGAATTGGCAATTCGAGGACATCTCAGTCCCGGCGGTGGTTTTGCAGCTGGGGTAGCAGGGGGAACAGCGATCGGTTTGATTGCGATTACCTCGCCATCAGAGTGGATGCAGGGGATCTATCAACGATGGCAAGCTGCTACCTGGGAAAAGGTCTCAGTTCTGATTTTCATCGTATTGGCAGCTGTGACTCTGCTCGGATTGGAATTCCCCGATGGAGAGTTAGGTACGCTGGTTAGCGGGGGGATTATCCCTTTACTCAACATTTTAGTGGCTATCAAAGTCGCTTTAGGTTCGTGGGCTGTTGTTTTACTATTTATTCGTTATCGAGGATTGTTGTAGAAGAATCAGAATTTTTTGACGGTTGGGGGTTTGATGGCTTTAGCGATCGCTCTGGTTAGTAATATCAAATAGTAGTGCGGAGCTGCACGGCTTGCGACGTCGATATTAACACATTGGCTCAGGAATCTCAAATATCAAATAGTAGTGCGGAGCTGCACGGCTTGCGACCAAGATGGTCGCACTCCTATTTTTTGTGTTTATTTAACCGAATTTTAATATAAAACGATATTCTTTTCAATACTTGCGCTGGCTTTTAGCCATGTTAGTAACAAGCTAAGATAGTACTAACTTTAGATTCTCTCTTTGCCATGGAGACGCTGCCCGAACGCCAATCCACTTCTGACTTTCGAGCCGTGCCCGCTCCGCTCGGCAAGATTCCGCCATGGCTGCGTTTGGGATTAATTTTTCCCCTCATTTTTCTCAACGGCTGGCTGATTTCGCTGCTGATTAATTACCTGGAGCCGTTGTTGAGCA
It includes:
- a CDS encoding acetyl ornithine aminotransferase family protein: MLSISTGQTLPQVPRIITPLPGPRAQELIERDRAVSSPSYTRGYPLVVARGEGSTIEDVDGNVFLDLTAGIAVTATGHAHPQVVRAIAEQASQLIHMSGTDFYYAPMVELAEMLAERAPFPKPEQGARARVFFTNSGAESTEGAIKLARYYTGRSRLIAFLGGFHGRTYGAMSLTGSKAVQRKGFGPLLPGVTHIPYGTHASLDYLEKNLFTSIVPPEEVAAVIVEPIQGEGGYIVPEDGFLERLRQICDRHGILMIVDEVQSGMGRTGKLLAIEHWGVMPDIVTLAKGIASGLPLGAILARPELMTWPPGSHASTFGGNPVACAAGKVTLELLEEGLIENARHRGEELLCGLTQLAQKCDRVSLPRGKGLMVAIDLFDDDGNLDPNLRNWLVDEAFCRGLLLLGCGKAAIRFCPPLIITSEQIQVALDILAQLLTEIP
- a CDS encoding DUF1338 domain-containing protein, with product MKQAQIARQLWERLWQDYSRRVEYARVYQSIIEEAGGAIANDHIAFRSLRLTLDRPMGKINLGIPYIADIAEALGYEVAGEYEFPDRYLSARHYHHPEQDRFDLPKLFISELVVDTLPDSIVRQIEATVSSGNFFDLEFLKPKIEATSTDAEIEQIATVLQTAFIRPWEPPKRSLVESVNQVSQYGAWVLLHGYAVNHFTGYINRQHTLQYPDIESTARALAQRGVPMKDAIEGSRGSGLRQTATQAVTELVDVWDDAKGELSQIPWTYAYYEIAERNFIEISPGKTALFEGFLNTQAKNLFEMTRRSEDSNQ
- a CDS encoding patatin-like phospholipase family protein yields the protein MDLASCAIPNIFGAVEIGKDAYWDGIFSDNPPTDELTNPYYLTGWQLS
- a CDS encoding cation:proton antiporter subunit C — its product is MLEAFIFATILCGFFGIILKKNLVMKIVSMDVMSTGAIAYYVLIASRDGLFTPIISDVKNVAYSDPVPQAVILTAIVIGFSIQALMLVGVMKLARDNPTLESSEIEKSNTP
- a CDS encoding cation:proton antiporter, which produces MTNNITIAWLVLPFFIGFTLYLLPRLDRYLALGVAFVSAGYALELFFEESPLKLKLLDNFGVTLVADRLSGFFILTNALVTAAVLLYCWRSGKKAFFYMQTIILHGSVNATFICADLISLYVALEVISIAAFLLIAYPRTDRSIWVALRYLFVSNTAMLFYLVGAVLIYQAHHSFHFAGLRGSPPEAIALIFLGLLVKGGIFVSGLWLPLTHSESETPVSAMLSGVVVKAGVFPLVRCALLLEEIDPIVRFFGVGTALLGVFYAVFEKDTKRMLAFHTVSQLGFVLAAPVVGGFYALTHGLVKSALFLIAGILPSRNFKELQHQPIATPIWIALVIASFSISGFPLLSGFGAKVLTTKSLLPWQVVGMNLAALGTAISFAKFIFLPHERIEKKEEVQSGFWWAMTILLGGLIAANIVYYEAYTVNNIVKPLVTIAIGWLAYILFFKQTGIKLSRAIEQFDHQIGLMSLMLIFLFWMVWA
- a CDS encoding Na+/H+ antiporter subunit E, translated to MIRYLDLILRLAIWFLLTADASLANIIIGVGIALLLPRSHTAPGALKDWLRTLWEIVVAIPKAYLEAVEIIFRPHNHEDVTMERVKPQRTPGLIFLDIFLITFTPKTIVLKYHEKGWYEVHRVRRRPPR
- a CDS encoding monovalent cation/H(+) antiporter subunit G, coding for MIDLLGYICIGIGVIFWFWGTFPLIGNKSVLFKLHSLSVADTLGSMSIVIGLLLKIPREWPLLILAIITLAIWNTVLGYVLAYCSSSGGDND
- a CDS encoding DUF4040 domain-containing protein, which codes for MTDSYIYVITALLPLTACMLVCQVNPYHALVIRGILGAVAALVYAVLGAADVALTEALVGTMLAITLYVVAVRSSLVMRIGILKDGTSEGSKSLQNGKGGCDFEELEELIDNLRTTISKYHLRLELVTYPDRRALNQGLIEKEIHATLTKSETWERDDQKCTVEEDERQPYQTAIGVRRLYEIMQSELSSSRTILTYVGAAKAQEKH
- a CDS encoding Na(+)/H(+) antiporter subunit B: MKWIYIAAGILLYIKMMIMPNPASDGFDISIVEAVVRDSGVPNAVSGIIFRNRLYDTIFEVIVFTIAILGSYFLLANEKPTEKVYQFTDRPSIVLARLGATITSLVSIELAIRGHLSPGGGFAAGVAGGTAIGLIAITSPSEWMQGIYQRWQAATWEKVSVLIFIVLAAVTLLGLEFPDGELGTLVSGGIIPLLNILVAIKVALGSWAVVLLFIRYRGLL